A stretch of Haloferax sp. Atlit-12N DNA encodes these proteins:
- a CDS encoding iron ABC transporter permease, with translation MATEQQTGTGGGDDEQPLGLTVASGAVAAAVVVPLLWLAKTALEVGFAEALALVTRPTTVEVFLNSAVLVTLVTAACIGLGVPLAYLTVRTDLPFRRFWTVVVSLPLVIPSYIGAFAFVSAFGPRGAFQRLLAPLGVESLPEIYGLPGAVLVLTLYTYPYVFITTRAALKSMDTTLIDAARTLNHTRWESFKRVTVPQIRPAVAAGSLLTALYVLSDFGTPAIMKFDAFTRVIYVEFGTFGRDTATLLSLQLIAVTLLILTLESKIRGDERTTTGGRSGSPMPLGKWKYPALGFAALVATVALLVPLGILFTWLAQGVAATSQSLAFQPEYALNSVLVAAATAGAATLAGLPVAYLAARHPSRLSSVFERATYVGYAVPGVVLGLALVYFGSSYATPIYQTLYLLVFAYIIRFLPQAIGSLRASFLRVDPALPEAARTLGETPSGAFRHVTLPLVAPGLFGGAALVFLTTMKELPATLLLRPSGFSTLVTHIWTAYEQGYFGQAVVPAFILLFVSGLSMLVIITQEGYDVK, from the coding sequence ATGGCGACCGAACAGCAGACGGGGACCGGTGGGGGGGACGACGAGCAACCGCTCGGCCTGACCGTCGCGAGCGGGGCCGTCGCCGCCGCCGTCGTCGTTCCGCTGCTGTGGCTCGCCAAGACCGCGCTCGAAGTCGGATTCGCCGAGGCATTAGCGCTCGTCACCCGACCGACGACCGTCGAGGTGTTTCTGAACAGCGCCGTTCTCGTCACGCTCGTCACCGCCGCGTGCATCGGACTCGGCGTCCCGCTGGCGTATCTGACCGTCCGGACAGACCTGCCGTTCAGGCGTTTTTGGACCGTCGTCGTCTCGCTCCCACTCGTTATTCCGAGCTACATCGGCGCGTTCGCCTTCGTCTCGGCGTTCGGCCCGCGGGGGGCGTTCCAGCGGCTGTTGGCCCCGCTCGGGGTCGAGTCGCTCCCGGAAATTTACGGGTTACCCGGTGCCGTTTTGGTGCTGACGCTCTACACGTACCCGTACGTGTTCATCACCACCCGGGCCGCGCTGAAGTCGATGGACACCACGCTCATCGACGCCGCGCGGACCCTGAACCACACCCGCTGGGAGTCGTTCAAGCGGGTAACGGTCCCGCAGATACGCCCCGCGGTCGCCGCCGGTTCGCTCCTGACGGCGCTGTACGTCCTCTCGGACTTCGGCACGCCGGCCATCATGAAGTTCGACGCGTTCACCCGCGTCATCTACGTGGAGTTCGGGACGTTCGGCCGCGACACCGCGACGCTCCTGTCGCTCCAACTCATCGCCGTGACGCTCCTCATCTTGACCCTCGAATCGAAGATTCGCGGCGACGAGCGCACGACGACCGGCGGGCGCTCGGGGAGTCCGATGCCGCTCGGGAAGTGGAAGTACCCGGCGCTCGGCTTCGCGGCGCTCGTCGCCACCGTCGCCCTTCTCGTCCCGCTCGGCATCCTCTTTACGTGGCTTGCACAGGGCGTCGCCGCGACGAGTCAGTCGCTCGCGTTCCAGCCCGAGTACGCGCTCAACTCGGTTCTCGTCGCGGCCGCGACGGCGGGCGCGGCGACGCTCGCCGGCCTGCCCGTCGCCTACCTCGCAGCACGGCACCCCTCGCGGCTGAGTTCCGTCTTCGAGCGTGCGACCTACGTCGGCTACGCGGTGCCGGGCGTCGTCCTCGGACTGGCACTCGTCTACTTCGGAAGCTCCTACGCGACGCCCATCTACCAGACGCTCTACCTCCTCGTATTCGCCTACATCATCCGCTTTCTCCCGCAGGCAATCGGGTCGCTCCGGGCGTCGTTCCTCCGGGTCGACCCCGCGCTCCCGGAGGCGGCGCGGACGCTCGGCGAGACCCCGTCGGGGGCGTTCCGTCACGTGACGCTCCCGCTCGTCGCGCCCGGCCTGTTCGGCGGCGCGGCGCTCGTCTTCCTGACCACGATGAAGGAACTGCCCGCGACGCTCCTGCTGCGCCCCTCGGGGTTCAGCACGCTCGTGACGCACATCTGGACGGCCTACGAGCAGGGCTACTTCGGCCAAGCCGTCGTGCCCGCGTTCATCCTGCTTTTCGTCTCCGGGCTCTCGATGCTCGTCATCATCACCCAAGAGGGATACGATGTCAAATAG
- a CDS encoding DUF123 domain-containing protein, producing the protein MSDPRNPTDENPTVHSLDPAVLGTDDDPLALGSRSPVGTYALVFDAPAATIDVGALGEHRVSAGAYVYVGSAFGTGGLRRVLRHRRVAAGDHDARHWHVDYLGGHPAVELARVACVTDRDVECAVAAELASSLGATAVDGFGSSDCSCDAHLARGDSVETATPLVEAAFRSKM; encoded by the coding sequence ATGAGCGATCCGAGGAACCCGACCGACGAGAATCCGACAGTCCACTCGCTCGACCCCGCGGTCCTCGGCACCGACGACGACCCGCTGGCCCTCGGTTCTCGGTCGCCCGTCGGAACGTACGCGCTGGTCTTCGACGCGCCCGCGGCGACCATCGACGTCGGTGCGTTGGGTGAGCACCGCGTTTCCGCCGGTGCCTACGTCTACGTCGGGAGCGCGTTCGGAACGGGTGGACTGCGACGCGTCCTCCGCCACCGGCGCGTCGCGGCCGGCGACCACGACGCTCGCCATTGGCACGTCGACTACCTCGGCGGCCATCCGGCCGTCGAACTCGCGCGCGTCGCCTGCGTTACCGACCGCGACGTGGAGTGCGCGGTCGCGGCCGAACTGGCGTCGTCGCTCGGCGCGACCGCCGTCGATGGCTTCGGCTCGTCGGACTGTTCGTGCGACGCGCACCTCGCGCGCGGTGACTCGGTCGAGACGGCCACACCGCTCGTCGAAGCAGCATTTCGAAGCAAAATGTGA
- a CDS encoding DCC1-like thiol-disulfide oxidoreductase family protein encodes MNESADAVLIYDGECAYCSVAASALKRLDDVEAISWYDDAAQAFLDAQFADVPFAMVLVDRRESRVYAGRAAAKELTDRAGMPGLLGSLVRDNYDRIAKVVGTASGRGRDPDDVHSVYDLDADAAGLFSDLLDNAESRPAELS; translated from the coding sequence ATGAACGAATCCGCGGATGCCGTCCTCATCTACGACGGCGAGTGCGCCTACTGCTCGGTCGCCGCGTCGGCGCTGAAGCGCCTCGACGACGTGGAAGCGATTTCGTGGTACGACGACGCGGCGCAGGCGTTCCTCGACGCCCAGTTCGCGGACGTGCCGTTCGCCATGGTCCTCGTCGACCGACGGGAGAGCCGCGTCTACGCCGGCCGCGCCGCCGCGAAGGAACTCACCGACCGGGCCGGGATGCCCGGCCTCCTCGGCAGTCTCGTCCGGGACAACTACGACAGAATCGCGAAAGTCGTCGGCACCGCCAGCGGCCGCGGCCGCGACCCCGACGACGTCCACAGCGTCTACGACCTCGACGCCGACGCAGCCGGTCTGTTTTCGGACCTCCTCGACAACGCCGAATCGAGACCCGCCGAACTTTCGTAG
- a CDS encoding DEAD/DEAH box helicase, which yields MDDLIEWLRTRPYYEGQIRSHRRFEAREPAFAEMDLEPRLASALEDRGIDRLYRHQAEAVEAVRDGNNVVLATRTASGKSLAYTVPAFERAMDHGGRTLYLGPQNALVADQLDTLSDLAHGLGFGSRVSVDQYTGRLSKSEKREVRKRMPTVLLSNPDMVHYALLPHAHRLWEWFFSSLETVVIDEVHGYRGVFGSHVALLLRRLKRVCERFGSDPQFVCCSATIGNPVEHAARITGEREDTFALVDEDTSGAGETNWLLWNPPEYDNPDAGGSGRRRSGHVETKNLFVDLVARGHQTLAFTRARQAAERYASESASDLRSRGEQALAGEIAAYQASLTHDRRREIEAGLHDGDIAGVWSTNALELGVDVGGLDVVLIDGYPGTRMSAWQQAGRAGRGDRPALVVLVGGEDQLDQYLMNHPAEFFDGDPERAVSDPENDHLLPSHVACAAAENWLSTGDESHFGGSFPGVVSDLEADGTLARRETDDGLRWTHDGGESPQHAMSLRTITDREVQLMDTRNNETIATLAFDDALRDAHPGAVYHHQGQTYEVAELDLDRDVARLQPTWADYYTRVLHDKHITVERDILSKPLSARSDVEVRFAEVTMRKQITGFERRDPKRGTTIGQQLLDLPETSLRTKALYFTVPGDVESEMRELSSDRPEGRDYGFNGGIHAAEHGMISLFPLRLLCDRGDIGGLSTPYHAHTDQSTIFIYDGHPGGVGITRAGYDIVEGLMRQTADLISDCDCEDSCPSCVQSPQCGNANDPLAKDTAVLLLESLTGTRA from the coding sequence GTGGACGACCTCATCGAGTGGCTCCGGACCAGACCGTACTACGAGGGGCAGATTCGGTCCCACCGCCGGTTCGAAGCGCGCGAGCCCGCCTTCGCCGAGATGGACCTCGAACCGCGACTGGCGTCGGCCCTCGAAGACCGCGGCATCGACCGGCTCTACCGGCATCAGGCCGAGGCGGTCGAGGCGGTCCGCGACGGGAACAACGTCGTCTTGGCGACGCGGACCGCGAGCGGAAAGAGCCTCGCGTACACCGTGCCGGCGTTCGAGCGGGCGATGGACCACGGCGGCCGGACGCTCTATCTCGGCCCGCAGAACGCGCTCGTCGCCGACCAACTCGACACGCTGTCGGACCTCGCGCACGGCCTCGGCTTCGGCAGTCGCGTCTCGGTCGACCAGTACACCGGCCGGCTGTCGAAGTCGGAGAAACGCGAGGTCAGAAAGCGGATGCCGACGGTCCTCCTTTCGAATCCCGACATGGTTCACTACGCGCTGCTCCCGCACGCTCACCGGCTGTGGGAGTGGTTCTTCTCCTCGCTGGAGACGGTCGTCATCGACGAGGTCCACGGCTATCGCGGGGTGTTCGGGAGCCATGTCGCGCTGCTCCTCCGTCGGCTCAAGCGCGTCTGCGAGCGGTTCGGCTCCGACCCGCAGTTCGTCTGCTGTTCGGCCACCATCGGCAACCCCGTCGAGCACGCCGCTCGCATCACGGGCGAGCGGGAGGACACCTTCGCGCTCGTCGACGAGGACACGAGCGGGGCGGGCGAGACCAACTGGCTCCTCTGGAACCCGCCGGAGTACGACAATCCCGACGCCGGCGGCTCGGGGCGGCGGCGCTCGGGCCACGTCGAGACGAAGAACCTCTTTGTCGACCTCGTCGCGCGCGGTCACCAGACACTGGCGTTCACCCGCGCTCGACAGGCCGCCGAGCGGTACGCCTCCGAGAGCGCGAGCGACCTCAGAAGCCGCGGCGAACAGGCGCTCGCGGGGGAAATCGCGGCGTATCAGGCCTCCCTGACTCACGACCGGCGGCGGGAGATAGAAGCCGGCCTCCACGACGGCGACATCGCGGGCGTCTGGAGCACCAACGCGCTCGAACTCGGCGTCGACGTGGGCGGCCTCGACGTGGTGCTCATCGACGGCTACCCCGGCACGCGGATGTCCGCGTGGCAACAGGCCGGGCGGGCAGGCCGCGGCGACAGGCCCGCGCTCGTCGTCCTCGTCGGCGGCGAGGACCAACTCGACCAGTACCTGATGAACCACCCCGCGGAGTTCTTCGACGGGGACCCCGAACGGGCCGTCTCCGACCCCGAAAACGACCACTTGCTCCCCTCGCACGTCGCCTGCGCGGCCGCGGAAAACTGGCTCTCGACCGGAGACGAGTCGCACTTCGGCGGGTCGTTCCCCGGTGTCGTCTCCGACCTCGAAGCCGACGGGACACTGGCGCGCCGGGAGACGGACGACGGCCTCCGGTGGACCCACGACGGGGGAGAGAGCCCGCAGCACGCGATGAGCCTCCGGACCATCACCGACCGCGAGGTGCAACTGATGGACACGCGGAACAACGAGACTATCGCCACGCTGGCGTTCGACGACGCGCTTCGGGATGCCCACCCCGGCGCAGTCTACCACCATCAGGGCCAGACGTACGAGGTCGCCGAGTTGGATTTAGACCGCGACGTGGCCCGACTCCAGCCGACGTGGGCGGACTACTACACCCGCGTCCTCCACGACAAGCACATCACGGTCGAGCGGGACATCCTGTCGAAACCGCTGTCGGCGCGGTCCGACGTGGAGGTCCGGTTCGCGGAGGTGACGATGCGAAAGCAGATAACGGGCTTCGAGCGCCGCGACCCGAAGCGCGGGACGACCATCGGCCAGCAACTGCTCGACCTGCCGGAGACGAGTCTGCGGACGAAGGCGCTGTACTTCACCGTGCCCGGCGACGTGGAATCGGAGATGCGCGAGCTATCAAGCGACCGCCCGGAGGGCCGCGACTACGGCTTCAACGGCGGCATCCACGCCGCGGAACACGGGATGATTTCGCTGTTTCCGCTCCGACTGCTCTGTGACCGCGGCGACATCGGCGGGCTCTCGACGCCGTACCACGCTCACACCGACCAATCGACCATCTTCATCTACGACGGCCACCCCGGCGGAGTCGGCATCACGCGCGCCGGCTACGACATCGTGGAGGGGCTGATGCGGCAGACCGCCGACCTGATTTCGGACTGCGACTGCGAGGACAGCTGTCCTTCCTGCGTGCAGTCGCCACAGTGTGGCAACGCGAACGACCCGCTGGCGAAGGACACGGCAGTCCTGCTGTTGGAGTCGCTGACGGGAACGCGGGCCTGA
- a CDS encoding ABC transporter ATP-binding protein produces MSNSTLSTTDRSNRTESTGSDADDEDVGGVLELDGVSKSYGTESVIADLSLSVEEGEILTLLGPSGCGKTTTLRLIAGLDRPDGGEVRLNGNVVSGGDTFRAPEERGVGVVFQEFALFPHLTAAENIAFGLKDLDEAERDERVRDLLDLVGLETQGESYPDELSGGQQQRVALARSLAPEPAILLLDEPFSNLDVDLRVQMREEVRRILKEAGVTAVSVTHDQEEAMSISDRVAVMNDGDLEQIGEPEQVFQHPESRFVAGFLGYAGFLPGRIAGEVVETELGTVGRDQIHGLAPEYDDTDIDILVRPDDVSAHPCGDGGEGHGKVVGKRYLGPTILYEVELHGGDSLLCMHNHDETVPTDGCVEVTLDAGHELAWFPREQRPETGPYSD; encoded by the coding sequence ATGTCAAATAGCACACTCTCGACCACCGACCGCTCGAACCGCACGGAATCCACCGGCTCCGACGCCGACGACGAGGACGTCGGCGGCGTCCTCGAACTCGACGGCGTCTCGAAGTCCTACGGCACCGAGTCGGTCATCGCCGACCTCTCGCTCAGCGTCGAGGAAGGCGAAATCCTCACGCTCCTCGGCCCCTCGGGCTGTGGGAAGACGACGACGCTCCGGCTCATCGCCGGACTCGACCGCCCCGACGGCGGCGAGGTCCGACTGAACGGGAACGTCGTCTCCGGCGGGGACACCTTCCGCGCGCCCGAAGAGCGCGGCGTCGGCGTCGTCTTCCAGGAGTTCGCGCTGTTCCCGCACCTCACCGCGGCCGAGAACATCGCCTTCGGCCTGAAGGACCTCGACGAAGCCGAGCGCGACGAGCGCGTTCGCGACCTCCTCGATCTCGTCGGGCTGGAGACCCAAGGCGAGAGCTACCCCGACGAACTCTCCGGCGGCCAGCAACAGCGGGTCGCCCTCGCCCGGTCGCTCGCGCCCGAACCGGCCATCCTGCTCCTCGACGAGCCCTTCTCGAACCTCGACGTGGACCTCCGCGTCCAGATGCGCGAAGAGGTCCGCCGCATCCTCAAAGAGGCCGGCGTGACGGCCGTCTCCGTCACCCACGACCAGGAAGAAGCGATGTCCATCTCCGACCGCGTGGCCGTGATGAACGACGGCGACCTCGAACAGATTGGCGAGCCCGAACAGGTGTTCCAGCACCCCGAGTCCCGCTTCGTCGCTGGCTTCCTCGGCTACGCCGGGTTCCTGCCGGGACGCATCGCGGGCGAGGTGGTCGAGACCGAACTCGGGACGGTCGGCCGCGACCAGATTCACGGCCTCGCGCCCGAGTACGACGACACGGACATCGACATTCTCGTCCGCCCCGACGACGTGTCGGCGCACCCCTGCGGCGACGGCGGCGAGGGTCACGGCAAAGTCGTCGGGAAGCGCTATCTCGGTCCGACCATCCTCTACGAGGTCGAACTCCACGGCGGCGATAGTCTGCTGTGTATGCACAACCACGACGAGACCGTCCCGACCGACGGCTGCGTCGAGGTGACGCTCGACGCCGGCCACGAACTCGCGTGGTTCCCGCGCGAACAGCGCCCCGAAACCGGCCCCTACTCGGACTGA
- a CDS encoding iron ABC transporter substrate-binding protein: MQERDRELRGHSRRRFIATTAALGVGALAGCTGGDEETETTTESDSSEGVGQIGSGRSPFGDRDITGGVSVSEMPDLSGELTLYSGRGKALVGELISFFEEYYDDFTIRPRYNSATELVNQIQTEGQNSPADVFFSVNAGSLGALKDAGRTQDLPSEVLDLVRDEFHDPDGQWTGTSGRARTVPFNTDQFDESGIPDDIMAFPDTEAFRDNIGWAPTYSSFQAFITAMRVLEGEEATREWLQGMQDLGVTEYNDEFLVSQAVADGEIGAGFANHYYIQRILAGRSNAPLSTAFTAGDAGSIFNVAGALVLDTAEDSELASNFVRHLLSAEAQDYFARTTFEYPLVSGVDPIGELPGIDELSPPEGLDLTQLSDLEGTVELLREVGVL; the protein is encoded by the coding sequence ATGCAAGAACGCGACCGAGAGCTTCGCGGCCACAGTCGTCGCCGGTTCATCGCGACGACGGCGGCCCTCGGGGTCGGCGCGCTCGCCGGCTGTACCGGCGGCGACGAGGAAACGGAAACAACGACCGAATCGGACAGCAGCGAGGGCGTCGGACAGATCGGTTCCGGGCGCTCCCCGTTCGGCGACCGCGATATAACCGGCGGCGTGTCCGTCTCGGAGATGCCCGACCTCTCGGGTGAACTCACGCTCTACTCGGGCCGCGGCAAGGCGCTCGTCGGCGAACTCATCTCCTTCTTCGAGGAGTACTACGACGACTTCACCATCCGTCCGCGGTACAACTCGGCGACCGAACTGGTCAACCAGATTCAGACCGAGGGACAGAACAGTCCCGCCGACGTGTTCTTCTCGGTCAACGCCGGGTCGCTCGGTGCGCTGAAGGACGCGGGTCGCACGCAGGACCTCCCGAGCGAGGTGCTCGACCTCGTCCGCGACGAGTTCCACGACCCCGACGGGCAGTGGACCGGAACCTCCGGCCGCGCCCGGACCGTCCCGTTCAACACCGACCAGTTCGACGAGTCGGGGATTCCCGACGACATCATGGCCTTCCCGGACACGGAGGCGTTCCGCGACAACATCGGCTGGGCACCCACGTACTCCTCGTTCCAGGCGTTCATCACGGCGATGCGCGTCCTCGAGGGCGAAGAGGCGACCAGAGAATGGCTGCAGGGGATGCAGGACCTCGGCGTCACGGAGTACAACGACGAGTTCCTCGTCTCGCAGGCCGTCGCCGACGGCGAAATCGGCGCTGGCTTCGCCAACCACTACTACATCCAGCGCATCCTCGCCGGGCGGTCGAACGCGCCGCTTTCGACCGCGTTCACCGCGGGCGACGCCGGCTCGATTTTCAACGTCGCGGGCGCGCTCGTCCTCGACACCGCCGAGGACTCCGAACTGGCGAGCAACTTCGTTCGCCACCTGCTGTCGGCCGAAGCGCAGGACTACTTCGCGCGGACGACCTTCGAGTACCCGCTCGTCTCGGGCGTCGACCCCATCGGCGAGCTTCCGGGCATCGACGAACTCAGCCCGCCGGAGGGCCTCGACCTGACGCAGCTCTCGGACCTCGAAGGAACCGTGGAACTCTTGCGTGAGGTGGGCGTTCTCTGA
- a CDS encoding pyridoxal phosphate-dependent aminotransferase, with the protein MTTTFPGIPYLEWIVDRAAEATHDLATSDLGSSRRGDDLVPPVLAERSDPEDVTLAGQLAARYGVSESSVLVTAGATNANFLAACALLDLATDDEDGDDPDAPCPQVLVEKPGYQPLVATSEALGARVDRFVRPPEYDYELEPHRLDGASTDAFAYAIVTNRHNPSGKLTPRAELAEVAAAAADAGGYLLVDEVYAPFVDPAADGPFGGITASGLDNTVVTGSLTKFYGLGGLRVGWIIGPEEVVERARSASMYLPAVAEPSTKLARRALHHGDEIEAAAREHLSANHDLLATFVAERDELDGRIHAGGTFAFLDHASADGDAVADAAWDRGVLVVPGRFFDSPESFRISLGGDPEAMEAGLAAFGDALDDLAE; encoded by the coding sequence ATGACGACGACGTTTCCCGGAATCCCCTATCTAGAGTGGATTGTCGACCGGGCGGCAGAGGCCACCCACGACCTCGCGACGAGTGACCTCGGCTCGTCCCGGCGCGGCGACGACCTCGTCCCGCCAGTTCTCGCGGAGCGCTCGGACCCCGAAGACGTGACGCTCGCCGGGCAGCTCGCAGCGCGCTACGGCGTCTCCGAGTCGTCGGTCCTCGTCACCGCGGGCGCAACGAACGCGAACTTCCTCGCCGCCTGCGCCCTGCTCGACCTCGCGACCGACGACGAAGACGGCGACGACCCTGACGCCCCGTGCCCGCAGGTACTCGTCGAAAAGCCCGGCTATCAGCCGCTCGTGGCCACGTCGGAGGCGCTCGGCGCGCGCGTCGACCGCTTCGTCCGCCCGCCGGAGTACGACTACGAACTCGAACCGCACCGCCTCGACGGGGCCTCGACCGACGCCTTCGCCTACGCCATCGTCACCAACCGACACAACCCGTCGGGCAAACTCACGCCGCGCGCCGAACTCGCCGAGGTCGCAGCGGCCGCGGCCGACGCCGGCGGCTACCTCCTCGTCGACGAGGTGTACGCGCCCTTCGTCGACCCCGCGGCCGACGGCCCCTTCGGCGGTATCACCGCCTCCGGGCTCGACAACACCGTCGTCACTGGGTCGCTGACGAAGTTCTACGGTCTCGGCGGCCTCCGTGTCGGCTGGATTATCGGCCCCGAAGAAGTCGTCGAGCGCGCCCGCTCGGCGTCGATGTACCTGCCCGCAGTCGCTGAGCCGAGCACCAAACTCGCCCGGCGCGCGCTCCACCACGGCGACGAGATAGAGGCCGCCGCCCGCGAGCACCTCTCGGCGAACCACGACCTCCTCGCCACGTTCGTCGCCGAACGCGACGAACTCGACGGCCGTATCCACGCCGGCGGAACGTTCGCCTTCCTCGACCACGCTTCGGCCGACGGCGACGCGGTCGCGGACGCCGCGTGGGACCGCGGCGTCCTCGTCGTCCCCGGTCGCTTCTTCGACTCGCCGGAGTCGTTCCGCATCTCCCTCGGCGGCGACCCCGAGGCGATGGAAGCCGGACTCGCCGCCTTCGGCGACGCGCTCGACGACCTCGCCGAATAA
- a CDS encoding alpha-1 4-glucan-protein synthase, which translates to MNADICVVVPTIREYECMRSYFDNAREHGFDLERLFVLLVTEDFCDTEGMESMLDDEGVSGAVFDGAAREEWYDEHDISEYAHLVPAASHAQTSFGLLYMWAHPEFDYGVFIDDDTLPHDEWDFFGRHMANLDRTDEVESVSSDERWVNVLYQNADEHGLYPRGYPYSAMDETVETGSRELRDVVASQGLWTNVPDLDAVRILMDGDLEGQAQTRTDFGDFDGDFVAEPGQYLTVCSMNLAFEREVIPAFYQLPMDDNEWEVGRFDDIWSGVFLKRAADVLNKDVLTGYPLCEHNKAARPTFDDLNNEVPGLELNEHLWEVVDAVGDDADSYAGVFEAMADALADGDWSDYRNGDFFNYVGEHMRDWLDCLDALAAPRAAAPADD; encoded by the coding sequence ATGAACGCGGACATCTGCGTGGTCGTCCCGACCATCCGGGAGTACGAGTGCATGCGGTCGTACTTCGACAACGCGCGCGAACACGGTTTCGACCTCGAACGACTCTTCGTCCTCCTCGTCACGGAGGACTTCTGCGACACCGAGGGAATGGAGTCGATGCTGGACGACGAGGGCGTCTCGGGCGCGGTCTTCGACGGGGCCGCCCGCGAAGAGTGGTACGACGAACACGACATCTCGGAGTACGCGCACCTCGTCCCGGCGGCGAGTCACGCCCAGACGAGTTTTGGCCTGCTGTACATGTGGGCGCACCCCGAGTTCGACTACGGCGTCTTCATCGACGACGACACGCTCCCCCACGACGAATGGGACTTCTTCGGCCGTCACATGGCGAACCTCGACCGCACCGACGAGGTGGAGTCGGTGTCGAGCGACGAGCGCTGGGTGAACGTCCTCTACCAGAACGCCGACGAACACGGGCTGTACCCCCGCGGCTACCCCTACTCGGCGATGGACGAGACGGTCGAGACCGGGTCGCGCGAACTCCGTGACGTGGTCGCCTCGCAGGGGCTGTGGACGAACGTCCCCGACCTCGACGCGGTCCGCATCCTGATGGACGGCGACCTCGAAGGGCAGGCCCAGACCCGGACCGACTTCGGCGACTTCGACGGCGACTTCGTGGCCGAACCGGGCCAGTACCTCACCGTCTGCTCGATGAACCTCGCGTTCGAGCGCGAGGTCATCCCGGCGTTCTACCAGCTACCGATGGACGACAACGAGTGGGAGGTCGGCCGCTTCGACGACATCTGGTCGGGCGTGTTCCTCAAGCGCGCCGCCGACGTGCTCAACAAGGACGTGCTCACCGGCTACCCGCTCTGCGAGCACAACAAGGCCGCCCGCCCGACGTTCGACGACCTCAACAACGAGGTTCCGGGGCTCGAACTCAACGAGCACCTCTGGGAGGTCGTGGACGCGGTCGGCGACGACGCCGACAGCTACGCCGGCGTCTTCGAGGCGATGGCCGACGCCCTCGCGGACGGCGACTGGTCCGACTACCGCAACGGCGACTTCTTCAACTACGTCGGCGAGCACATGCGCGACTGGCTGGACTGCCTCGACGCCCTCGCAGCGCCGCGGGCCGCCGCGCCCGCCGACGACTGA
- a CDS encoding winged helix-turn-helix domain-containing protein, translating into MVRSEVDEVFDVLASRADVLEAVVRQPRTTAELVSGLPVSRSTVDRGLRELERAGFVETSDRVNRPTLAGRIALDTYSNFVECLEDIDAAAAVLDSLDSDAPLAPVFLDGCEVVAADDGLGPALSKLTSFVEGSTSIRGFVRGALPSQVDAYYRAVVEDGTPVDLVATDDVIQRLVTAYRPQLAEAWSVNSFSLRSVESLPYSLVVSDRPDGPVAFLVAYSESGLAGIVYNESLSAVSWARERIEDCQADASPLPRPPVDGS; encoded by the coding sequence ATGGTTCGGTCCGAGGTTGACGAGGTGTTCGACGTGCTCGCGTCGCGGGCCGACGTGCTCGAGGCCGTCGTTCGCCAGCCTCGGACCACCGCGGAACTCGTGAGCGGGCTCCCGGTGTCGCGCTCGACCGTCGACCGCGGCCTCCGCGAGTTAGAGCGCGCGGGCTTCGTCGAGACGAGCGACCGCGTCAACCGCCCGACGCTCGCCGGGCGAATAGCGCTCGACACGTACTCGAACTTCGTCGAGTGTCTGGAGGACATCGACGCGGCCGCCGCGGTGCTCGACTCGCTCGACTCGGACGCGCCGCTCGCGCCGGTCTTCCTCGACGGTTGTGAGGTCGTCGCCGCCGATGACGGCCTCGGCCCCGCGCTCTCGAAGCTCACGTCCTTCGTCGAGGGCTCGACGTCGATACGCGGCTTCGTCCGCGGGGCACTTCCCTCGCAGGTCGACGCCTACTACCGGGCAGTCGTCGAAGACGGCACTCCGGTCGACCTCGTCGCCACCGACGACGTGATCCAACGGCTCGTCACCGCCTACCGGCCGCAGCTCGCCGAGGCGTGGTCGGTCAACTCGTTTTCGCTCCGGTCGGTCGAATCGCTACCCTACAGTCTCGTCGTCTCCGACCGCCCGGACGGTCCCGTCGCGTTTCTGGTCGCGTACTCCGAAAGCGGTCTCGCGGGTATCGTCTACAACGAGTCACTGTCAGCGGTGTCGTGGGCCAGAGAGCGCATCGAGGACTGTCAGGCGGACGCCTCGCCGCTCCCCCGACCGCCGGTCGACGGGAGCTGA